A genomic segment from Neodiprion lecontei isolate iyNeoLeco1 chromosome 1, iyNeoLeco1.1, whole genome shotgun sequence encodes:
- the LOC107227230 gene encoding DNA-directed RNA polymerase III subunit RPC2 isoform X2, with amino-acid sequence MVIIERYLNVYIGTPDVEESFNVNRITTPHECRLRDLNYSAPISVDIEYTRGNQRIIRNNLLIGRMPIMLRSSNCVLNNKSHFELAKMNECPHDPGGYFVINGQEKVILIQEQKLRNRIILEEDNKGCIVSSCNSSTHERKTKTNVVGKGGKYYMRHNIFQDDIPIVAVFKAMGIVSDQEIMQLIGTEEEYMRRFSASLEECHTANVFTQDQAIRYLSNRRKQKRFPTSKMGVVDEIKDILAINILSHVPVVDFNFKVKATYIALMIRKVMQGQIDKTLIDDRDYYGNKRLELAGSLLSLMFEDLFKRFNWELKQIADKNIPKIKAAQFDIVKHMRQDQITNGLAFAISSGNWTIKRFKMERQGVTQVLSRLSYISALGMMTRVNSQFEKTRKVSGPRSLQPSQWGMMCPSDTPEGEGCGLVKNLALMTHITTEVEEEPIIRLAYNLGVENVNILGGEEINNKNVYMVFLNGNILGITKNYIRLVNVFRLLRRKAMINGFVSIYPQHHHRCVQICSDGGRLCRPYIIVKDGESLVQQKHIEALKHGFKTFDDFLHEGLIEFLDVNEENDSSIAFNESQIEAGTTHLEVEPFTLLGVCAGLVPYPHHNQSPRNTYQCAMGKQAMGTIGYNQRNRIDTLMYNLVYPQAPMVKSRTIELINFDKLPAGQNATVAVMSYSGYDIEDALILNKAAIDRGYGRCLVYRNAKCTLKRYANQTYDRIMGPMIDSNSKKPIWKHEIIDNDGIAAPGEMVENKKVMVNKSMPAATMNPVNPANVQTQPDYCDVPVLFKGSVPAYIEKVMVSSNADDAFLIKLLLRQTRRPEIGDKFSSRHGQKGVTGLIVEQEDMPFNDLGITPDMIMNPHGFPSRMTVGKLIELLAGKAGVAEGKFHYGTAFGGSKVEDVCEELVKHGYNYMGKDFFYSGITGEPLQAYIYSGPVYYQKLKHMVQDKMHARARGPRAVLTRQPTEGRAKEGGLRLGEMERDCLIGYGASMMLIERLMISSDMFDVDVCNTCGLMAYRGWCHSCQTSASISTISIPYSCKLLFQELQSMNIVPRLTLKNSGD; translated from the exons ATGGTAATTATTGAAAG GTACCTGAATGTTTACATTGGCACACCAGATGTTGAGGAAAGTTTCAATGTTAATCGCATAACAACGCCACATGAATGTCGACTCAGGGATCTAAACTATTCTGCACCTATATCAGTGGACATTGAATATACCAGAGGAAATCAACGCATCATTAGAAATAACTTATTGATTGGAAG aATGCCCATAATGTTGCGTAGTTCCAATTGTGTTCTGAATAACAAGTCTCACTTCGAGTTGGCAAAAATGAATGAGTGCCCTCATGATCCGGGTGGTTATTTTGTCATAAATGGGCAGGAAAAGGTGATTCTGATCCAAGAACAGAAATTGAGAAACAGAATTATTCTGGAGGAAGATAACAAAGGTTGTATTGTCAGTTCATGCAACAGTTCCACCCATGAACGAAAAACTAAAACAAACGTTGTTGGGAAAGGCGGAAAATATTATATGagacataatatttttcaagac GATATTCCTATTGTAGCAGTATTTAAGGCTATGGGCATTGTATCTGATCAAGAAATAATGCAACTAATAGGAACTGAAGAAGAATACATGAGAAGGTTTTCGGCTTCGTTAGAAGAATGTCACACAGCAAATGTTTTCACTCAAGACCAAGCAATCAG ATATTTAAGTAATAGAAGAAAACAGAAGCGATTTCCCACTAGTAAAATGGGCGTTGTTGATGAAATAAAGGATATCTTGGCAATAAACATCCTGTCACATGTTCCG GTAGTAGACTTCAACTTCAAAGTTAAAGCAACTTACATTGCATTGATGATACGTAAGGTTATGCAAGGCCAGATTGATAAAACGCTAATCGACGACAGAGATTATTACGGTAACAAGAGGCTGGAATTAGCTGGTTCCCTACTGTCTCTCATGTTTGAAGATTTATTCAAAAGATTTAACTGGGAG CTCAAACAAATTGCAGACAAAAATATTCCCAAGATCAAAGCAGCCCAGTTTGACATCGTTAAACACATGAGGCAAGACCAAATTACAAATGGTTTAGCATTTGCTATTTCTTCG GGTAATTGGACCATAAAACGGTTCAAAATGGAACGTCAAGGTGTAACGCAAGTCCTTTCAAGATTGTCGTATATATCTGCCCTAGGAATGATGACCAgagtaaattcacaatttgaaaaaacaaggAAAGTTTCTGGCCCCCGCTCCTTACAGCCTTCCCAATGGGGAATGATGTGTCCTAGCGATACGCCAGAAGGAGAG GGTTGTGGTTTAGTTAAAAATCTAGCATTAATGACTCACATCACAACAGAGGTGGAAGAGGAGCCAATTATCAGACTAGCCTACAATCTTGGAGTAGAAAACGTCAATATTTTGGGAGGTGAAGaaataaacaacaaaaatGTGTACATGGTTTTCTTGAACGGCAATATTCTAGGAATTACTAAAAATTACATCCGACTTGTCAATGTATTCAGATTGTTACGCAGAAAGGCCATGATCAATGGCTTCGTTTCAATATATCCTCAGCATCATCATAG ATGTGTGCAGATATGTTCGGATGGTGGCAGACTGTGCAGACCTTATATTATAGTCAAAGATGGAGAATCTCTTGTTCAGCAAAAACACATCGAAGCACTAAAACATGGTTTCAAAACGTTTGACGACTTCTTGCACGAAG GTCTCATAGAATTCTTAGATGTGAACGAGGAAAATGATAGCTCAATTGCTTTCAATGAGTCCCAAATTGAAGCAGGAACGACTCACTTGGAAGTAGAGCCATTTACTTTGCTCGGCGTTTGTGCTGGCTTAGTGCCATATCCTCATCACAATCAGAGTCCTAGAAATACATATCAGTGTGCTATGGGTAAACAAGCTATGGGAACTATAGGATATAACCAGCGTAATCGCATAGATACACTAATGTACAATCTGGTTTACCCGCAAGCTCCAATGGTCAAATCTAGGACCATAGAACTGATCAATTTCGATAAACTCCCTGCTGGACAAAATGCAACAGTTGCGGTGATGTCCTACAGTGGATACGACATAgaggatgcgctaattttaaATAAAGCAGCGATTGACAGAGGTTATGGAAGATGTTTAGTCTACAGAAATGCTAAATGTACTTTAAAAAGATATGCAAATCAAACTTACGATAGAATAATGGGCCCTATGATAGATTCAAATTCTAAAAAACCCATTTGGAAACATGAGATAATAGACAATGATGGTATAGCTGCCCCTGGAGAaatggtagaaaataaaaaa GTCATGGTGAACAAATCTATGCCTGCGGCAACAATGAACCCAGTAAATCCTGCTAATGTTCAGACTCAACCTGATTATTGTGACGTACCAGTTCTCTTCAAAGGATCAGTTCCAGCCTACATTGAAAAAGTTATGGTATCCAGTAATGCGGATGATGCATTTTTAATAAAGTTGTTGCTACGACAAACTAGACGGCCTGAAATTGGTGATAAATTTAGTAGTCGACATGGACAGAAAGGTGTAACAG GTTTGATTGTGGAACAAGAAGACATGCCATTCAATGACCTAGGTATCACACCAGACATGATCATGAATCCACATGGATTTCCCTCAAGAATGACAGTAGGTAAACTCATCGAATTACTTGCTGGCAAGGCTGGTGTAGCTGAAGGGAAATTCCACTATGGAACAG CGTTTGGTGGTTCAAAAGTAGAAGATGTTTGCGAGGAATTGGTAAAACATGGCTATAATTATATGGGTAAAGATTTTTTCTACTCTGGTATTACCGGGGAACCACTTCAGGCATATATATACTCTGGTCCA GTGTACTATCAGAAATTGAAGCATATGGTTCAAGACAAGATGCATGCTCGTGCTAGAGGACCAAGAGCAGTTTTAACACGCCAGCCAACAGAGGGAAGAGCTAAGGAAGGAGGTTTGCGCTTGGGCGAGATGGAGAGAGATTGCTTAATTGGTTATGGTGCTAGCATGATGTTAATTGAGCGTTTGATGATTTCAAGTGACATGTTCGATGTCGATGTATGCAATACGTGTGGACTAATGGCGTACAGAGGCTGGTGTCATAGTTGCCAGACAAGTGCTTCCATTTCTACAATATCCATACCTTATTCATGTAAACTTTTATTCCAAGAGTTACAATCTATGAATATTGTACCAAGGTTAACGCTGAAGAACAGTGGTGACTGA
- the LOC107227230 gene encoding DNA-directed RNA polymerase III subunit RPC2 isoform X3 produces the protein MYLNVYIGTPDVEESFNVNRITTPHECRLRDLNYSAPISVDIEYTRGNQRIIRNNLLIGRMPIMLRSSNCVLNNKSHFELAKMNECPHDPGGYFVINGQEKVILIQEQKLRNRIILEEDNKGCIVSSCNSSTHERKTKTNVVGKGGKYYMRHNIFQDDIPIVAVFKAMGIVSDQEIMQLIGTEEEYMRRFSASLEECHTANVFTQDQAIRYLSNRRKQKRFPTSKMGVVDEIKDILAINILSHVPVVDFNFKVKATYIALMIRKVMQGQIDKTLIDDRDYYGNKRLELAGSLLSLMFEDLFKRFNWELKQIADKNIPKIKAAQFDIVKHMRQDQITNGLAFAISSGNWTIKRFKMERQGVTQVLSRLSYISALGMMTRVNSQFEKTRKVSGPRSLQPSQWGMMCPSDTPEGEGCGLVKNLALMTHITTEVEEEPIIRLAYNLGVENVNILGGEEINNKNVYMVFLNGNILGITKNYIRLVNVFRLLRRKAMINGFVSIYPQHHHRCVQICSDGGRLCRPYIIVKDGESLVQQKHIEALKHGFKTFDDFLHEGLIEFLDVNEENDSSIAFNESQIEAGTTHLEVEPFTLLGVCAGLVPYPHHNQSPRNTYQCAMGKQAMGTIGYNQRNRIDTLMYNLVYPQAPMVKSRTIELINFDKLPAGQNATVAVMSYSGYDIEDALILNKAAIDRGYGRCLVYRNAKCTLKRYANQTYDRIMGPMIDSNSKKPIWKHEIIDNDGIAAPGEMVENKKVMVNKSMPAATMNPVNPANVQTQPDYCDVPVLFKGSVPAYIEKVMVSSNADDAFLIKLLLRQTRRPEIGDKFSSRHGQKGVTGLIVEQEDMPFNDLGITPDMIMNPHGFPSRMTVGKLIELLAGKAGVAEGKFHYGTAFGGSKVEDVCEELVKHGYNYMGKDFFYSGITGEPLQAYIYSGPVYYQKLKHMVQDKMHARARGPRAVLTRQPTEGRAKEGGLRLGEMERDCLIGYGASMMLIERLMISSDMFDVDVCNTCGLMAYRGWCHSCQTSASISTISIPYSCKLLFQELQSMNIVPRLTLKNSGD, from the exons AT GTACCTGAATGTTTACATTGGCACACCAGATGTTGAGGAAAGTTTCAATGTTAATCGCATAACAACGCCACATGAATGTCGACTCAGGGATCTAAACTATTCTGCACCTATATCAGTGGACATTGAATATACCAGAGGAAATCAACGCATCATTAGAAATAACTTATTGATTGGAAG aATGCCCATAATGTTGCGTAGTTCCAATTGTGTTCTGAATAACAAGTCTCACTTCGAGTTGGCAAAAATGAATGAGTGCCCTCATGATCCGGGTGGTTATTTTGTCATAAATGGGCAGGAAAAGGTGATTCTGATCCAAGAACAGAAATTGAGAAACAGAATTATTCTGGAGGAAGATAACAAAGGTTGTATTGTCAGTTCATGCAACAGTTCCACCCATGAACGAAAAACTAAAACAAACGTTGTTGGGAAAGGCGGAAAATATTATATGagacataatatttttcaagac GATATTCCTATTGTAGCAGTATTTAAGGCTATGGGCATTGTATCTGATCAAGAAATAATGCAACTAATAGGAACTGAAGAAGAATACATGAGAAGGTTTTCGGCTTCGTTAGAAGAATGTCACACAGCAAATGTTTTCACTCAAGACCAAGCAATCAG ATATTTAAGTAATAGAAGAAAACAGAAGCGATTTCCCACTAGTAAAATGGGCGTTGTTGATGAAATAAAGGATATCTTGGCAATAAACATCCTGTCACATGTTCCG GTAGTAGACTTCAACTTCAAAGTTAAAGCAACTTACATTGCATTGATGATACGTAAGGTTATGCAAGGCCAGATTGATAAAACGCTAATCGACGACAGAGATTATTACGGTAACAAGAGGCTGGAATTAGCTGGTTCCCTACTGTCTCTCATGTTTGAAGATTTATTCAAAAGATTTAACTGGGAG CTCAAACAAATTGCAGACAAAAATATTCCCAAGATCAAAGCAGCCCAGTTTGACATCGTTAAACACATGAGGCAAGACCAAATTACAAATGGTTTAGCATTTGCTATTTCTTCG GGTAATTGGACCATAAAACGGTTCAAAATGGAACGTCAAGGTGTAACGCAAGTCCTTTCAAGATTGTCGTATATATCTGCCCTAGGAATGATGACCAgagtaaattcacaatttgaaaaaacaaggAAAGTTTCTGGCCCCCGCTCCTTACAGCCTTCCCAATGGGGAATGATGTGTCCTAGCGATACGCCAGAAGGAGAG GGTTGTGGTTTAGTTAAAAATCTAGCATTAATGACTCACATCACAACAGAGGTGGAAGAGGAGCCAATTATCAGACTAGCCTACAATCTTGGAGTAGAAAACGTCAATATTTTGGGAGGTGAAGaaataaacaacaaaaatGTGTACATGGTTTTCTTGAACGGCAATATTCTAGGAATTACTAAAAATTACATCCGACTTGTCAATGTATTCAGATTGTTACGCAGAAAGGCCATGATCAATGGCTTCGTTTCAATATATCCTCAGCATCATCATAG ATGTGTGCAGATATGTTCGGATGGTGGCAGACTGTGCAGACCTTATATTATAGTCAAAGATGGAGAATCTCTTGTTCAGCAAAAACACATCGAAGCACTAAAACATGGTTTCAAAACGTTTGACGACTTCTTGCACGAAG GTCTCATAGAATTCTTAGATGTGAACGAGGAAAATGATAGCTCAATTGCTTTCAATGAGTCCCAAATTGAAGCAGGAACGACTCACTTGGAAGTAGAGCCATTTACTTTGCTCGGCGTTTGTGCTGGCTTAGTGCCATATCCTCATCACAATCAGAGTCCTAGAAATACATATCAGTGTGCTATGGGTAAACAAGCTATGGGAACTATAGGATATAACCAGCGTAATCGCATAGATACACTAATGTACAATCTGGTTTACCCGCAAGCTCCAATGGTCAAATCTAGGACCATAGAACTGATCAATTTCGATAAACTCCCTGCTGGACAAAATGCAACAGTTGCGGTGATGTCCTACAGTGGATACGACATAgaggatgcgctaattttaaATAAAGCAGCGATTGACAGAGGTTATGGAAGATGTTTAGTCTACAGAAATGCTAAATGTACTTTAAAAAGATATGCAAATCAAACTTACGATAGAATAATGGGCCCTATGATAGATTCAAATTCTAAAAAACCCATTTGGAAACATGAGATAATAGACAATGATGGTATAGCTGCCCCTGGAGAaatggtagaaaataaaaaa GTCATGGTGAACAAATCTATGCCTGCGGCAACAATGAACCCAGTAAATCCTGCTAATGTTCAGACTCAACCTGATTATTGTGACGTACCAGTTCTCTTCAAAGGATCAGTTCCAGCCTACATTGAAAAAGTTATGGTATCCAGTAATGCGGATGATGCATTTTTAATAAAGTTGTTGCTACGACAAACTAGACGGCCTGAAATTGGTGATAAATTTAGTAGTCGACATGGACAGAAAGGTGTAACAG GTTTGATTGTGGAACAAGAAGACATGCCATTCAATGACCTAGGTATCACACCAGACATGATCATGAATCCACATGGATTTCCCTCAAGAATGACAGTAGGTAAACTCATCGAATTACTTGCTGGCAAGGCTGGTGTAGCTGAAGGGAAATTCCACTATGGAACAG CGTTTGGTGGTTCAAAAGTAGAAGATGTTTGCGAGGAATTGGTAAAACATGGCTATAATTATATGGGTAAAGATTTTTTCTACTCTGGTATTACCGGGGAACCACTTCAGGCATATATATACTCTGGTCCA GTGTACTATCAGAAATTGAAGCATATGGTTCAAGACAAGATGCATGCTCGTGCTAGAGGACCAAGAGCAGTTTTAACACGCCAGCCAACAGAGGGAAGAGCTAAGGAAGGAGGTTTGCGCTTGGGCGAGATGGAGAGAGATTGCTTAATTGGTTATGGTGCTAGCATGATGTTAATTGAGCGTTTGATGATTTCAAGTGACATGTTCGATGTCGATGTATGCAATACGTGTGGACTAATGGCGTACAGAGGCTGGTGTCATAGTTGCCAGACAAGTGCTTCCATTTCTACAATATCCATACCTTATTCATGTAAACTTTTATTCCAAGAGTTACAATCTATGAATATTGTACCAAGGTTAACGCTGAAGAACAGTGGTGACTGA
- the LOC107227230 gene encoding DNA-directed RNA polymerase III subunit RPC2 isoform X1, whose product MGEMKSNDYNSLKRAEKFRKVAKHIEDKWKLVPAFLKGKGLVKQHIDSFNYFINVEIKKIVKANEKVLSDADSLFYVKYLNVYIGTPDVEESFNVNRITTPHECRLRDLNYSAPISVDIEYTRGNQRIIRNNLLIGRMPIMLRSSNCVLNNKSHFELAKMNECPHDPGGYFVINGQEKVILIQEQKLRNRIILEEDNKGCIVSSCNSSTHERKTKTNVVGKGGKYYMRHNIFQDDIPIVAVFKAMGIVSDQEIMQLIGTEEEYMRRFSASLEECHTANVFTQDQAIRYLSNRRKQKRFPTSKMGVVDEIKDILAINILSHVPVVDFNFKVKATYIALMIRKVMQGQIDKTLIDDRDYYGNKRLELAGSLLSLMFEDLFKRFNWELKQIADKNIPKIKAAQFDIVKHMRQDQITNGLAFAISSGNWTIKRFKMERQGVTQVLSRLSYISALGMMTRVNSQFEKTRKVSGPRSLQPSQWGMMCPSDTPEGEGCGLVKNLALMTHITTEVEEEPIIRLAYNLGVENVNILGGEEINNKNVYMVFLNGNILGITKNYIRLVNVFRLLRRKAMINGFVSIYPQHHHRCVQICSDGGRLCRPYIIVKDGESLVQQKHIEALKHGFKTFDDFLHEGLIEFLDVNEENDSSIAFNESQIEAGTTHLEVEPFTLLGVCAGLVPYPHHNQSPRNTYQCAMGKQAMGTIGYNQRNRIDTLMYNLVYPQAPMVKSRTIELINFDKLPAGQNATVAVMSYSGYDIEDALILNKAAIDRGYGRCLVYRNAKCTLKRYANQTYDRIMGPMIDSNSKKPIWKHEIIDNDGIAAPGEMVENKKVMVNKSMPAATMNPVNPANVQTQPDYCDVPVLFKGSVPAYIEKVMVSSNADDAFLIKLLLRQTRRPEIGDKFSSRHGQKGVTGLIVEQEDMPFNDLGITPDMIMNPHGFPSRMTVGKLIELLAGKAGVAEGKFHYGTAFGGSKVEDVCEELVKHGYNYMGKDFFYSGITGEPLQAYIYSGPVYYQKLKHMVQDKMHARARGPRAVLTRQPTEGRAKEGGLRLGEMERDCLIGYGASMMLIERLMISSDMFDVDVCNTCGLMAYRGWCHSCQTSASISTISIPYSCKLLFQELQSMNIVPRLTLKNSGD is encoded by the exons ATGGGTGAAATGAAATCGAATGATTACAACAGTCTCAAAAGAgctgaaaaattcagaaaagtaGCCAAACATATCGAG GATAAGTGGAAGCTCGTCCCTGCATTCCTCAAAGGCAAAGGCCTCGTTAAGCAACACATTGATtcgttcaattatttcattaatgttgagataaaaaaaatcgtcaaggCAAATGAGAAAGTATTAAGTGATGCTGATTCCTTGTTCTACGTCAA GTACCTGAATGTTTACATTGGCACACCAGATGTTGAGGAAAGTTTCAATGTTAATCGCATAACAACGCCACATGAATGTCGACTCAGGGATCTAAACTATTCTGCACCTATATCAGTGGACATTGAATATACCAGAGGAAATCAACGCATCATTAGAAATAACTTATTGATTGGAAG aATGCCCATAATGTTGCGTAGTTCCAATTGTGTTCTGAATAACAAGTCTCACTTCGAGTTGGCAAAAATGAATGAGTGCCCTCATGATCCGGGTGGTTATTTTGTCATAAATGGGCAGGAAAAGGTGATTCTGATCCAAGAACAGAAATTGAGAAACAGAATTATTCTGGAGGAAGATAACAAAGGTTGTATTGTCAGTTCATGCAACAGTTCCACCCATGAACGAAAAACTAAAACAAACGTTGTTGGGAAAGGCGGAAAATATTATATGagacataatatttttcaagac GATATTCCTATTGTAGCAGTATTTAAGGCTATGGGCATTGTATCTGATCAAGAAATAATGCAACTAATAGGAACTGAAGAAGAATACATGAGAAGGTTTTCGGCTTCGTTAGAAGAATGTCACACAGCAAATGTTTTCACTCAAGACCAAGCAATCAG ATATTTAAGTAATAGAAGAAAACAGAAGCGATTTCCCACTAGTAAAATGGGCGTTGTTGATGAAATAAAGGATATCTTGGCAATAAACATCCTGTCACATGTTCCG GTAGTAGACTTCAACTTCAAAGTTAAAGCAACTTACATTGCATTGATGATACGTAAGGTTATGCAAGGCCAGATTGATAAAACGCTAATCGACGACAGAGATTATTACGGTAACAAGAGGCTGGAATTAGCTGGTTCCCTACTGTCTCTCATGTTTGAAGATTTATTCAAAAGATTTAACTGGGAG CTCAAACAAATTGCAGACAAAAATATTCCCAAGATCAAAGCAGCCCAGTTTGACATCGTTAAACACATGAGGCAAGACCAAATTACAAATGGTTTAGCATTTGCTATTTCTTCG GGTAATTGGACCATAAAACGGTTCAAAATGGAACGTCAAGGTGTAACGCAAGTCCTTTCAAGATTGTCGTATATATCTGCCCTAGGAATGATGACCAgagtaaattcacaatttgaaaaaacaaggAAAGTTTCTGGCCCCCGCTCCTTACAGCCTTCCCAATGGGGAATGATGTGTCCTAGCGATACGCCAGAAGGAGAG GGTTGTGGTTTAGTTAAAAATCTAGCATTAATGACTCACATCACAACAGAGGTGGAAGAGGAGCCAATTATCAGACTAGCCTACAATCTTGGAGTAGAAAACGTCAATATTTTGGGAGGTGAAGaaataaacaacaaaaatGTGTACATGGTTTTCTTGAACGGCAATATTCTAGGAATTACTAAAAATTACATCCGACTTGTCAATGTATTCAGATTGTTACGCAGAAAGGCCATGATCAATGGCTTCGTTTCAATATATCCTCAGCATCATCATAG ATGTGTGCAGATATGTTCGGATGGTGGCAGACTGTGCAGACCTTATATTATAGTCAAAGATGGAGAATCTCTTGTTCAGCAAAAACACATCGAAGCACTAAAACATGGTTTCAAAACGTTTGACGACTTCTTGCACGAAG GTCTCATAGAATTCTTAGATGTGAACGAGGAAAATGATAGCTCAATTGCTTTCAATGAGTCCCAAATTGAAGCAGGAACGACTCACTTGGAAGTAGAGCCATTTACTTTGCTCGGCGTTTGTGCTGGCTTAGTGCCATATCCTCATCACAATCAGAGTCCTAGAAATACATATCAGTGTGCTATGGGTAAACAAGCTATGGGAACTATAGGATATAACCAGCGTAATCGCATAGATACACTAATGTACAATCTGGTTTACCCGCAAGCTCCAATGGTCAAATCTAGGACCATAGAACTGATCAATTTCGATAAACTCCCTGCTGGACAAAATGCAACAGTTGCGGTGATGTCCTACAGTGGATACGACATAgaggatgcgctaattttaaATAAAGCAGCGATTGACAGAGGTTATGGAAGATGTTTAGTCTACAGAAATGCTAAATGTACTTTAAAAAGATATGCAAATCAAACTTACGATAGAATAATGGGCCCTATGATAGATTCAAATTCTAAAAAACCCATTTGGAAACATGAGATAATAGACAATGATGGTATAGCTGCCCCTGGAGAaatggtagaaaataaaaaa GTCATGGTGAACAAATCTATGCCTGCGGCAACAATGAACCCAGTAAATCCTGCTAATGTTCAGACTCAACCTGATTATTGTGACGTACCAGTTCTCTTCAAAGGATCAGTTCCAGCCTACATTGAAAAAGTTATGGTATCCAGTAATGCGGATGATGCATTTTTAATAAAGTTGTTGCTACGACAAACTAGACGGCCTGAAATTGGTGATAAATTTAGTAGTCGACATGGACAGAAAGGTGTAACAG GTTTGATTGTGGAACAAGAAGACATGCCATTCAATGACCTAGGTATCACACCAGACATGATCATGAATCCACATGGATTTCCCTCAAGAATGACAGTAGGTAAACTCATCGAATTACTTGCTGGCAAGGCTGGTGTAGCTGAAGGGAAATTCCACTATGGAACAG CGTTTGGTGGTTCAAAAGTAGAAGATGTTTGCGAGGAATTGGTAAAACATGGCTATAATTATATGGGTAAAGATTTTTTCTACTCTGGTATTACCGGGGAACCACTTCAGGCATATATATACTCTGGTCCA GTGTACTATCAGAAATTGAAGCATATGGTTCAAGACAAGATGCATGCTCGTGCTAGAGGACCAAGAGCAGTTTTAACACGCCAGCCAACAGAGGGAAGAGCTAAGGAAGGAGGTTTGCGCTTGGGCGAGATGGAGAGAGATTGCTTAATTGGTTATGGTGCTAGCATGATGTTAATTGAGCGTTTGATGATTTCAAGTGACATGTTCGATGTCGATGTATGCAATACGTGTGGACTAATGGCGTACAGAGGCTGGTGTCATAGTTGCCAGACAAGTGCTTCCATTTCTACAATATCCATACCTTATTCATGTAAACTTTTATTCCAAGAGTTACAATCTATGAATATTGTACCAAGGTTAACGCTGAAGAACAGTGGTGACTGA